One segment of Brassica napus cultivar Da-Ae chromosome C3, Da-Ae, whole genome shotgun sequence DNA contains the following:
- the LOC106434769 gene encoding transmembrane protein 45A, producing the protein MGSRAGHVLPGFAFLALGLWHLFNNIKLFCLRPNTFISSPWFPVSKIRHLELYFMMFSASASISMELFIGPRRHHPFDSDGTIPSNHLQNVEHSSISMAFLVYAVSAVVFDRARPRAAASEGLTILAAAAAFTQQLLLFHFILQLSIFVSLMTTLMGIALPKSFLVSLVRSSSIAFQGVWLIFLGCMLYTPSLIPKGCFIHDENSHQGVKCSTEEALHRAKSLVCIEFSWLFVINTIFVVTLYMILDRVYGENVEYSSLTSNYQREQYDEEQQHFESESTQKMSFVQMGKFDDHGDKM; encoded by the exons ATGGGATCACGTGCGGGACATGTTTTACCAGGTTTTGCCTTCTTAGCACTTGGTTTGTGGCACTTATTCAAcaacataaaactcttttgtcTACGTCCAAACACCTTCATTTCATCTCCATGGTTCCCAGTATCAAAGATCAGGCACTTAGAGCTTTACTTTATGATGTTCTCTGCATCTGCTTCCATATCAATGGAGCTCTTTATTGGACCTAGAAGACACCATCCCTTTGACTCAGATGGGACCATCCCATCGAACCATCTCCAAAACGTTGAACATTCTTCTATCTCCATGGCCTTCTTGGTTTATGCTGTTTCCGCAGTAGTGTTTGATCGAGCACGGCCTAGAGCAGCGGCTTCCGAGGGACTAACCATCCTAGCTGCAGCCGCTGCCTTCACTCAGCAGCTACTTCTTTTCCATTTCATCCTCCAGCTCAGTATCTTCGTCTCTCTAATGACCACTCTCATGG GTATTGCCTTGCCCAAGAGCTTTTTGGTGAGCCttgtgagatcttcaagtaTAGCTTTTCAAGGagtgtggttaatatttttggGTTGCATGCTTTACACACCAAGTTTGATTCCTAAGGGATGTTTTATTCACGATGAAAATAGCCACCAAGGGGTTAAGTGTTCAACCGAAGAAGCTCTTCACAGAGCTAAATCGTTGGTCTGCATTGAATTCAGTTGGTTATTCGTTATAAACACAATATTTGTTGTGACACTATATATGATTCTAGATCGGGTTTATGGTGAAAACGTAGAGTACTCTAGTCTAACCAGCAATTATCAAAGAGAACAATATGATGAAGAGCAACAACACTTTGAATCGGAATCGACTCAGAAAATGAGTTTTGTCCAAATGGGTAAATTTGATGACCATGGAGATAAAATGTGA